Proteins co-encoded in one uncultured Bacteroides sp. genomic window:
- a CDS encoding DUF4248 domain-containing protein — MIKTEEVFEIRAYTKAELACLYNPGQTIPCALRTLSRWIAGNSQLTAELSALEYNHRNRIYTPRQVKAIADYLGEP, encoded by the coding sequence ATGATAAAAACGGAAGAAGTATTTGAAATTCGTGCCTACACCAAGGCAGAACTTGCCTGTCTTTACAATCCCGGCCAGACCATCCCTTGCGCCCTGCGTACACTTTCTCGCTGGATTGCCGGCAACAGTCAGTTAACAGCCGAGCTTTCCGCTTTGGAATATAATCATCGTAACCGCATTTATACGCCACGCCAGGTTAAGGCTATTGCAGATTATCTGGGGGAGCCTTAG
- a CDS encoding HU family DNA-binding protein produces MSVKYSVVLRKNPAKSAEPGKYYAHAQAYGEMDFDSLCEEVNGRCTVTRADVSAVLESVLDSMNKGLANGQIVRLGNFGSFQIGVRSHGAAKEKEFIPTMIRGTKISFRPGKLLTNMQKTLNYAQVAKLPVKVTTNV; encoded by the coding sequence ATGAGTGTTAAGTATTCTGTTGTTTTGAGAAAGAATCCGGCTAAGAGCGCGGAACCAGGAAAGTATTACGCACATGCACAGGCGTATGGTGAGATGGATTTTGATTCGCTTTGCGAAGAGGTAAACGGACGATGTACTGTAACCCGTGCGGATGTATCGGCGGTGCTGGAGAGTGTGCTTGATTCAATGAATAAGGGGTTGGCTAATGGTCAGATTGTTCGCCTGGGTAACTTTGGCAGTTTTCAGATTGGGGTGAGAAGCCACGGCGCTGCAAAAGAGAAAGAGTTTATCCCTACAATGATCCGCGGGACCAAAATTTCCTTCCGTCCGGGTAAATTGCTCACCAATATGCAAAAAACGCTTAACTATGCGCAAGTGGCGAAGTTGCCGGTGAAGGTAACCACCAATGTGTAA
- a CDS encoding N-acetylmuramoyl-L-alanine amidase has protein sequence MREINLIVIHCSATRIDRDITAQDINAAHKVRGFSSWGYHYYIRKSGKVEPMRNLDETGAHARGYNARSIGICYEGGLNANGKPADTRTLSQQIALHALVSKLLKQFPGSRVVGHRDLSPDKNYDGIIEPSERVKECPSFNVLDEVWE, from the coding sequence ATGAGAGAAATAAATCTGATAGTGATACATTGCTCGGCAACGAGAATTGACAGAGACATAACAGCCCAGGACATCAACGCAGCCCACAAGGTAAGAGGATTCTCTTCTTGGGGCTATCATTACTACATCCGCAAGAGCGGAAAGGTGGAACCTATGCGCAATTTAGACGAGACAGGAGCTCATGCCCGGGGGTATAATGCCAGATCAATAGGCATCTGCTACGAAGGTGGACTGAACGCCAACGGCAAGCCTGCTGATACCCGCACGCTCTCTCAGCAGATTGCGCTGCACGCCCTGGTTAGCAAGTTACTGAAACAATTCCCGGGCTCAAGGGTAGTTGGCCACAGAGACCTGAGTCCGGACAAGAACTACGACGGCATTATTGAGCCGTCTGAAAGGGTGAAGGAATGCCCCAGCTTCAATGTTTTGGACGAGGTCTGGGAATAG
- a CDS encoding CARDB domain-containing protein, whose product MKKHIISTIIPCICMLLFSMLPVEKIVAQTVGFSVPNTTVIEKDTFTIAVNADSLLTGKGIYAYKFGFTYNSSYIEYLGIDSLGTVLKSWGLPTVNSSKAGKIYIAGAGTQPLTGDGKMFYLRFRSIRGGYTYLENIPSFSMLNEGKPSMTFKYGYVQSSSISYPDIYPDSRELYVGENVQMSASGGTKPYTFGSADAGIASVDASGKVTAVSPGTTKIFATDAKGNVNYTTGVIDVRGVKLSIVNSGTQLLDTFYLPVRIEIAPGTKIYSGSFELSFNTNLLGIKSNIQAGDFTVSLQNNAAANLIKVSFASATGLTGSGILCKLAMKSVNSGTHTVNIQNVLFNENIKAFTYSGTVGVECKPCEKVLGMIPQNGQDNLNSSYFDLYWQPSLNTRYYNLFLWEDGTTMPTSPYLSNIYSTSTRVYNLKPGVKYHWKIVSINECSTAESDVQAFTTKFLPDLIVTDIKAPKDIESGSKFTVSFTVKNIGQTATVASQWMDVVYFSTDSTMNGPKTQLMTKYNMGQLGINESYTQSYAITMPTEYSGKYYLFVKADYQGSLTELSENNNMSRFADSIMVVLKPFPDIMVKDIQAAGTSLIPGDSLQISWKVQNIGVAPALGGWSEGITLVSASGRRVALNPSPVCSTDLAAGATLDRSFKFTVPDVLRFSGIANIEVALYPSSSLIEHSGTDANNKALSANTVTAVDYLFLDVATSTLSEGSTSPVRCVITRSGDFSSALRVNISPSLSGQITIPTSVVIPENMSSEIFNFTAIDNSIVDGPRFVDISVSATSYRGAKSSIQILDNEATELKASLNKTVANEGDTLKLKISRNLITNQPLTVYLSTDKNSQWLFNNAATIPANDSVVIVPIYVYDDSTPELSETATITISSGGFVSGTVSAIINDNDMPKLEFTLSADTVQEASGMYATTGIIRRTPLEGNITINFTASTPNALIFPATITIPSGTEEARFNIGVVDNSEVDGYRKVDITGAVYVKSCSCNSTPENGGVVIKSLVIADNDGPALSVSVNPLSVFEGRVNAGKLIITRNTETSHSLNVAISYNDPTEVEIQQTAVIPAGQKSVEVPITTINDGVEDGNQAVNITVRSDGFVSGFCILYVTDLNKPDFVIEGVKVSKSTAVTSETVLVSGKLKNNGYLNAPMGSKVAFYLSKDDYVDASDVLLGTYTTSAQLLMNDSVSFSENVALPAKTGTYKLLAYANPGNVVNELVYTNNTANPVSMTLVPEYTATAVVDLTQFLPNKPIEIYGKATKVNKQPAGNVNVDVYLLCNGMRKDLKALTDDQGNYKIQFTPLPDESGHFDVGACFPDEALTDVQDSFDILGMKRTSSDYITWLTKIGQPLNGTLQIKNTSNIELKNVQMKIAQLPEGCTLTVNPIAVLSGNATAEFSYTILGTVRSKTTDYQKLDFVLSCDEGASIGYNAYYYCQEQEAFLETSPSSINTTISKGSTKYLEISLTNKGAGETGIVRLSLPKVNFMSLTSADSIANIKPSESVTITLKMTDTDLLLNTPVNGSIAINCEHGKGIALPYKLEAVSEARGSLSIDVIDEYTYNTTEAPHLKNAHVVVRHPYSGVIVAEGFTGTDGIFKADSIPEGYYSLTVEADKHDGYRNNIIIDAGKVLSQSIFISFQAITYTWEVVPTQIEDEYKVDLIMKFETNVPAPVVVMEMPDVMPKLVNDETYPFMVTLTNKGLITAVDVTLTLPTDPEYEFITNFTKMDLLAQQSIQIPVVMKRRAAGSLLTGVSKRADGNCYDVVVEIHGFYCGKDKKWHQGAVLFKYEGRVCLGTGWTAPSGGGGGGPSLGGGGGGYVYVVPSNNNSTVSVNNVYECDNCMMDLALAILGCDPGLIGKISGVISCLKSFGDEDGITMTDVITCGIGFTPAGCVLGLGQAILSCWGDPPLLPGSTPPASLRAAVPKPLMPPILKQAFTDLLWASYSADAEKKWMDEVTGMKDMYKRVNFVDFASAVNSFTIYKKKITSGDIETIKQKLNGTDILTTEIESFAARWNRTMDAHSQGVYTPNSSFPDIINNDSLSTYVHRADSARNYAIGRGYSDVRDMVNTAYTTIKEQTEEGKKSVCASITLQISQKLTMTREAFEGTLTINNGNTQNAMTNLKLNLEIKNNKGVLCNDLFQINTKALSILTGIDGTGSLGAGQKGSATILFIPEKGAAPQVATSYSFGGSFSYIDPFNGLEVTKQLFPVSLDVNPSPDLFLHYFMQRDILGDDPLTEAIEPIVPAELALMIQNDGYGQATKVRVESAQPEIIENKKGLAIHVALIGSNLNGQPRQLGLTNIDFGNIAPKSTAIGQWWFTSDLLGHFVNYETRVVHCNSFGNPDLSLVSGAKLHELIRSIRVYTGDDGINDFLVNEVQDSKETPDAIYTSNGVVLPVTPVNSIAISGALSSPEYELELQVNPKLYGWNYGKVTDPTAGRYKIVSVTRVSDSKVLPTDNVWQTHVTLPDGGEPVYENMIHFTDEFSTVQLTKYKLKFVPDKVNPPTVLRIENVPTSVINTRLASVRVVFESPVNGSTFTFEDMTLRAQGGDNLMNNTVKVTEINSTTFDVDISPVTLPDGYYVLTVQTTGITNLTGEKGTLAKQATWSQFTNTPAVQEIIGLPANGTGASFDNLMIRFTVPVDAATFTADRLIWTKNGKSVTGAVTITAMDSEGKLFKLLGLNNIMTEDASYGLTVDLLQIKSKTGVLGMLNYSVNWKTDTQGPKISEITLKNEGGFDAQHITAIEVKFSEPITGLSLAMIELWKDSQQQPISQVNITKENDSTYLLTQFRLLTYYEGVYTLKINKANIADMANNMSSGTEERTWTVNRSAPPAVTEMNISPDMGYSSSDGITSTTQVKVSMKVNAPNSRIKLYYSSFGTSTLLTDTLPASTGLLTLQVSIPSSGSMKLQAECVDPFGNTSLTELPIYIDDTPLSANWNNIPTTVQRMHPASVLLDFSDKILNENILKDNLVSRLNGTVTNVNSLTVTRNSDTQYLVGNFGNVGVESGGTFSISVNTANLKKYLSGKTGTLSPEAQWSLRGNTAPVADAGTDQLITDQSPVVILDGSKSFDADNDGLTYLWTAPEGITLSDVHAAKPAFIAPKENSQLIFSLIVNDGIVDSQSDEVMINLIRTNIANPESGSSLLGIYPNPSNNEFTLNVSEPTSGTLNVRIYNNVGQLVYMENRTHDGKPQLYKFDKLKLTSGLYFVNVKINNTKQLGLTKWINMDK is encoded by the coding sequence ATGAAAAAGCATATAATATCCACAATTATCCCTTGCATCTGCATGCTATTGTTCAGTATGCTTCCAGTGGAGAAAATAGTTGCGCAAACAGTCGGATTTAGTGTCCCCAACACAACAGTAATTGAAAAGGATACTTTTACCATTGCTGTTAATGCCGATTCGCTGCTTACCGGAAAAGGAATTTATGCGTATAAATTCGGTTTTACGTATAATTCTTCCTATATAGAATATCTGGGAATTGATTCGCTAGGAACCGTATTAAAAAGCTGGGGACTTCCTACAGTTAATAGTTCTAAAGCCGGGAAAATTTATATTGCCGGAGCCGGAACACAACCGCTCACAGGCGACGGAAAAATGTTCTATCTTCGTTTTCGTTCCATAAGAGGGGGATATACTTACCTTGAAAATATTCCTTCGTTCAGTATGCTGAACGAAGGAAAACCTTCCATGACATTTAAGTATGGGTATGTTCAGAGTAGTTCAATTTCTTACCCTGATATCTATCCAGACAGCCGGGAATTGTATGTGGGAGAAAACGTTCAGATGTCGGCTTCGGGAGGAACTAAACCATATACTTTCGGAAGTGCTGATGCAGGAATTGCCTCGGTAGATGCCAGTGGTAAAGTTACAGCAGTATCTCCGGGTACAACTAAGATTTTCGCCACTGATGCCAAAGGGAATGTTAATTATACAACCGGAGTTATTGATGTACGGGGAGTAAAATTAAGTATCGTAAACAGCGGAACGCAATTGCTGGATACTTTTTATTTGCCAGTCCGTATAGAGATTGCTCCCGGTACCAAGATCTATTCCGGTAGTTTTGAATTATCATTTAATACCAATCTGCTAGGAATAAAATCAAATATTCAGGCCGGAGATTTTACTGTCTCATTGCAAAACAACGCTGCCGCCAATCTTATTAAAGTCTCTTTTGCTTCTGCAACTGGTTTGACCGGCTCGGGTATATTGTGCAAATTAGCCATGAAATCTGTGAACAGCGGTACTCATACGGTGAATATCCAGAATGTACTTTTCAATGAAAATATCAAGGCATTCACTTATTCGGGAACTGTAGGAGTGGAGTGTAAACCTTGCGAAAAAGTGCTGGGAATGATACCCCAGAACGGACAGGACAATCTTAATTCTTCCTATTTCGATCTGTATTGGCAGCCTTCTCTCAATACGCGTTATTACAATCTTTTCCTATGGGAAGATGGCACAACCATGCCTACCAGTCCGTATCTGTCCAATATTTATTCAACAAGCACACGAGTGTATAATTTGAAGCCAGGAGTGAAGTATCATTGGAAAATTGTTTCCATAAACGAATGCTCTACGGCGGAAAGTGATGTGCAAGCTTTTACCACTAAATTCTTACCCGACCTTATCGTTACTGATATTAAGGCTCCAAAGGATATAGAATCAGGGAGTAAATTTACGGTAAGCTTTACTGTGAAAAACATTGGCCAGACAGCTACTGTAGCATCACAATGGATGGATGTAGTGTATTTCTCAACGGACTCAACGATGAATGGTCCGAAAACACAGCTGATGACGAAATACAATATGGGACAGTTGGGCATAAATGAGAGCTATACGCAATCTTATGCCATAACTATGCCAACAGAATATAGCGGAAAGTATTATTTGTTTGTAAAAGCAGATTACCAGGGTTCACTTACAGAATTGTCCGAAAATAATAATATGAGTCGTTTTGCCGATTCTATCATGGTGGTATTAAAGCCATTTCCTGATATAATGGTAAAAGATATTCAGGCAGCTGGTACTTCGCTTATTCCGGGAGATTCGTTGCAGATAAGCTGGAAAGTACAGAATATCGGTGTAGCTCCTGCTTTGGGAGGCTGGTCAGAGGGGATAACCCTTGTCTCTGCTTCCGGGAGGAGAGTTGCGCTGAACCCTTCACCTGTATGTAGCACCGATTTGGCTGCAGGTGCCACCCTCGATAGAAGCTTCAAATTCACAGTCCCCGACGTGCTTCGGTTTTCCGGGATTGCCAATATTGAAGTGGCGCTTTATCCCTCAAGTTCGTTGATTGAACATAGCGGAACTGATGCAAACAACAAAGCCCTGTCTGCAAATACAGTGACAGCAGTTGATTATCTGTTCCTTGATGTGGCAACTTCAACACTGTCTGAGGGGTCTACTAGTCCGGTTCGATGTGTTATTACCCGGAGCGGTGATTTCTCGTCCGCACTTCGGGTTAATATCAGTCCTTCTCTAAGCGGGCAGATAACCATCCCAACATCGGTTGTCATTCCTGAAAATATGTCTTCGGAGATATTCAACTTCACGGCAATTGATAATTCGATAGTTGATGGTCCGAGATTTGTGGACATATCTGTTTCGGCAACATCTTACCGTGGTGCTAAATCAAGCATACAGATACTTGATAATGAAGCTACGGAACTGAAAGCTTCACTGAATAAGACCGTTGCCAACGAAGGCGATACGCTGAAACTGAAGATAAGCAGGAATCTGATTACCAATCAGCCGCTTACGGTTTATCTCTCAACGGATAAAAACAGTCAATGGCTGTTCAACAATGCTGCAACAATTCCGGCAAACGATTCAGTTGTAATTGTACCAATTTACGTTTACGATGATTCTACGCCCGAACTGAGTGAAACTGCTACTATCACAATCAGTTCCGGAGGATTTGTGTCGGGAACTGTATCGGCAATAATCAATGATAACGATATGCCTAAGCTGGAATTCACACTGAGTGCGGATACTGTGCAGGAAGCATCGGGTATGTATGCCACTACAGGAATAATCCGAAGAACACCTTTGGAAGGTAATATAACGATTAATTTTACGGCATCTACTCCTAATGCACTGATTTTCCCGGCTACCATTACCATTCCTTCCGGTACAGAAGAAGCACGCTTTAATATTGGTGTGGTAGATAACAGCGAGGTAGATGGCTATCGGAAAGTAGACATTACAGGAGCCGTATATGTAAAATCGTGTAGTTGTAACTCTACACCTGAAAACGGAGGTGTGGTAATTAAAAGTCTAGTAATAGCCGATAACGATGGACCGGCATTATCGGTAAGCGTTAATCCTCTTTCTGTTTTTGAAGGAAGAGTCAATGCGGGGAAACTGATTATTACACGAAATACGGAAACCTCTCATAGCTTGAATGTAGCTATTTCGTATAACGACCCAACAGAAGTTGAGATTCAGCAGACAGCCGTCATTCCTGCCGGACAAAAAAGTGTGGAGGTACCAATTACTACCATAAATGATGGAGTTGAGGATGGTAATCAGGCTGTCAACATAACAGTGCGTTCTGATGGATTTGTTTCCGGATTCTGCATCCTGTATGTTACCGACCTGAATAAGCCCGATTTCGTGATAGAAGGTGTCAAGGTAAGCAAATCTACCGCTGTAACCAGTGAAACCGTTCTGGTAAGCGGGAAACTGAAGAATAATGGCTATCTGAATGCACCGATGGGATCTAAAGTTGCATTCTATTTGTCGAAAGACGATTACGTAGATGCCAGTGATGTATTGCTGGGTACTTATACCACTTCGGCTCAGCTTTTAATGAACGATTCTGTTTCGTTCAGTGAGAATGTAGCTTTACCTGCAAAAACAGGAACATATAAACTCTTAGCTTATGCCAATCCGGGTAATGTAGTAAACGAACTGGTTTACACCAACAACACGGCTAATCCGGTATCAATGACACTTGTACCGGAGTATACTGCCACAGCAGTGGTTGATTTGACTCAGTTCCTGCCCAATAAACCGATTGAGATTTATGGAAAGGCTACGAAGGTAAATAAGCAGCCGGCAGGAAATGTCAATGTGGATGTTTATCTGCTCTGTAACGGAATGCGGAAAGACTTGAAGGCGCTGACTGATGATCAGGGCAATTATAAGATTCAGTTTACTCCGTTACCCGACGAATCGGGACATTTTGACGTTGGTGCATGTTTCCCGGACGAAGCGTTGACCGATGTTCAGGACTCATTTGATATACTGGGCATGAAGCGTACTTCCAGCGACTACATTACCTGGCTGACAAAGATTGGCCAACCATTGAACGGAACGCTTCAGATAAAGAATACCAGTAATATTGAACTGAAAAATGTTCAGATGAAAATAGCTCAGCTACCTGAGGGATGCACGCTTACGGTAAATCCTATTGCTGTTCTGTCAGGGAATGCCACTGCCGAATTTAGTTATACCATTCTTGGCACAGTACGCAGCAAAACCACCGATTATCAGAAACTGGATTTTGTATTGAGCTGTGACGAAGGTGCTAGTATCGGATATAATGCATATTATTATTGTCAGGAGCAGGAAGCGTTTCTCGAAACAAGTCCTTCAAGTATCAATACAACTATATCTAAAGGATCTACTAAGTATCTGGAGATTAGCCTCACCAACAAGGGTGCCGGAGAAACCGGAATTGTACGCTTATCGCTCCCGAAAGTTAATTTCATGAGTTTAACCAGTGCTGATTCCATAGCCAATATCAAGCCATCTGAAAGTGTAACAATCACCCTGAAGATGACTGATACGGATCTGCTGCTGAATACACCGGTAAACGGCTCAATTGCCATTAACTGCGAACACGGTAAGGGAATTGCATTACCTTATAAGCTCGAAGCAGTTTCAGAAGCCAGAGGAAGCCTGAGCATTGATGTTATTGACGAATATACTTATAACACCACCGAGGCTCCTCATTTAAAGAATGCTCATGTAGTTGTAAGGCATCCATACAGCGGAGTTATCGTTGCGGAAGGATTCACTGGTACCGACGGAATATTCAAGGCTGACAGTATTCCTGAAGGATATTATTCGCTAACCGTTGAAGCCGATAAGCACGACGGTTACCGTAACAATATCATTATCGATGCCGGAAAGGTTCTGTCTCAAAGTATCTTTATCAGTTTCCAGGCCATTACGTATACCTGGGAAGTGGTACCTACTCAGATTGAGGATGAATACAAGGTAGATCTGATTATGAAGTTCGAAACCAATGTTCCTGCACCGGTCGTTGTGATGGAAATGCCCGACGTGATGCCAAAACTGGTAAACGATGAAACTTACCCGTTTATGGTTACGCTCACTAACAAGGGACTGATCACTGCAGTGGACGTTACTTTAACCCTGCCTACTGATCCTGAATATGAGTTTATTACCAACTTTACGAAAATGGATTTGCTGGCACAGCAATCTATTCAGATTCCGGTAGTAATGAAGCGAAGAGCAGCGGGTAGTCTGCTTACCGGAGTCTCCAAAAGAGCAGATGGCAATTGTTACGATGTTGTTGTCGAAATACACGGCTTCTATTGTGGTAAGGATAAAAAATGGCATCAGGGCGCTGTGTTATTTAAATATGAAGGCAGAGTTTGTTTGGGCACCGGCTGGACAGCTCCTTCCGGAGGCGGTGGTGGCGGACCTTCTTTAGGCGGAGGTGGAGGCGGATATGTATATGTTGTGCCTTCAAATAATAATTCTACTGTCTCTGTCAACAATGTATACGAATGTGATAATTGTATGATGGATCTGGCTTTGGCTATACTTGGCTGCGATCCTGGACTTATCGGTAAGATATCGGGTGTTATTTCCTGTCTGAAATCCTTTGGTGATGAAGACGGAATTACAATGACCGATGTTATTACCTGCGGTATCGGATTTACTCCGGCCGGTTGTGTTCTGGGACTTGGACAAGCCATCCTCTCTTGCTGGGGAGACCCTCCGCTGCTTCCAGGCAGTACTCCTCCTGCTTCTCTGAGAGCAGCTGTTCCTAAGCCATTAATGCCGCCAATTCTGAAACAGGCATTTACTGATCTGCTGTGGGCATCGTATAGCGCTGACGCAGAGAAGAAATGGATGGATGAGGTTACCGGAATGAAGGATATGTACAAACGGGTTAACTTTGTTGATTTTGCCAGCGCAGTTAATTCCTTTACTATCTATAAAAAGAAGATCACTTCGGGTGATATTGAAACAATTAAGCAAAAGCTGAACGGAACCGATATTCTGACAACAGAGATAGAATCTTTTGCTGCCCGCTGGAACCGTACGATGGATGCTCATAGTCAGGGTGTATACACACCGAATAGCAGTTTCCCGGATATTATCAATAACGATTCCTTGTCAACGTATGTTCATCGGGCCGATTCCGCACGTAACTACGCTATTGGAAGAGGTTATTCCGATGTTCGTGATATGGTAAATACTGCTTATACCACGATAAAGGAGCAGACCGAAGAAGGCAAGAAATCAGTTTGCGCTTCGATTACATTGCAGATCTCACAGAAACTGACGATGACCCGCGAGGCGTTTGAAGGTACTTTGACCATCAACAATGGAAATACCCAGAACGCAATGACCAATCTCAAGCTGAATCTGGAGATCAAGAACAACAAGGGAGTGCTTTGCAACGATCTCTTCCAGATCAATACCAAAGCACTGAGTATCCTCACCGGAATCGATGGAACCGGATCGCTTGGAGCAGGACAGAAGGGTAGTGCCACTATTCTCTTTATTCCGGAGAAAGGCGCAGCTCCTCAGGTAGCAACAAGTTACTCGTTTGGTGGTTCGTTCTCATACATAGATCCGTTCAACGGACTGGAAGTTACCAAACAACTCTTCCCGGTTTCGCTGGATGTAAATCCTAGTCCCGATTTGTTCCTGCACTACTTTATGCAGCGCGATATCCTGGGAGACGATCCGCTTACGGAAGCCATTGAACCAATTGTTCCCGCCGAACTGGCACTGATGATTCAGAACGACGGATACGGACAGGCAACCAAAGTGCGTGTGGAATCAGCTCAACCTGAGATTATTGAAAATAAGAAAGGACTGGCTATCCATGTGGCATTAATAGGCTCCAACCTCAACGGACAACCGCGTCAGCTTGGTCTTACCAACATCGATTTCGGAAATATCGCACCTAAGTCAACCGCAATTGGTCAATGGTGGTTTACTTCTGATTTGCTGGGACATTTTGTTAACTACGAAACACGTGTGGTACATTGCAACAGCTTTGGCAATCCCGATCTGAGCTTGGTCAGCGGAGCAAAACTGCACGAACTGATCCGCAGTATACGTGTGTACACCGGCGATGATGGCATCAATGATTTTCTGGTAAACGAAGTACAGGATTCAAAAGAAACTCCGGATGCAATCTATACCTCCAATGGTGTTGTACTTCCGGTAACTCCTGTCAATTCAATTGCTATCAGCGGGGCACTGTCATCACCCGAGTATGAACTGGAACTGCAGGTTAACCCTAAATTGTATGGCTGGAATTACGGAAAAGTAACTGATCCTACTGCCGGACGCTACAAGATTGTAAGCGTAACGCGTGTAAGCGATAGCAAAGTGCTTCCTACAGACAATGTATGGCAAACACATGTTACCTTGCCCGATGGCGGTGAACCTGTTTACGAAAACATGATTCATTTTACGGATGAGTTTTCTACTGTTCAGTTAACTAAATACAAACTTAAATTTGTACCGGACAAAGTCAATCCGCCTACAGTACTGCGCATAGAAAATGTTCCTACATCGGTAATAAATACCCGTCTGGCTTCGGTTAGGGTAGTATTTGAATCCCCGGTCAACGGATCAACATTTACGTTTGAAGATATGACTTTGCGCGCTCAGGGAGGAGACAACCTGATGAACAATACGGTAAAGGTTACGGAAATAAATTCAACTACGTTTGATGTGGATATTTCACCCGTAACATTGCCCGATGGTTATTATGTACTCACTGTGCAAACAACAGGCATTACCAATCTCACGGGTGAAAAGGGAACGCTTGCCAAACAAGCTACCTGGTCACAGTTCACTAATACGCCGGCAGTTCAGGAAATCATAGGTTTGCCGGCAAACGGAACTGGCGCATCCTTTGATAACCTGATGATACGCTTTACCGTTCCCGTTGATGCTGCAACCTTTACAGCCGATCGTCTGATCTGGACTAAGAATGGAAAGAGTGTTACCGGTGCTGTTACCATCACGGCAATGGATTCCGAAGGAAAGCTATTTAAGCTTCTGGGCCTGAATAACATTATGACGGAAGATGCATCGTATGGCTTAACGGTTGATCTGCTTCAAATCAAATCGAAGACAGGTGTATTGGGTATGCTCAATTACTCTGTGAACTGGAAGACAGATACACAGGGACCAAAGATCAGCGAAATTACCTTGAAAAATGAAGGTGGCTTCGACGCTCAGCACATCACTGCCATTGAAGTGAAGTTCAGCGAACCGATTACCGGATTGAGTCTCGCAATGATAGAACTGTGGAAAGACTCTCAGCAACAGCCTATTTCGCAGGTAAACATCACCAAAGAGAACGATTCCACTTATCTGTTGACTCAATTCCGCCTGCTGACCTATTATGAAGGAGTTTATACTCTGAAAATAAATAAGGCCAATATTGCCGATATGGCAAATAACATGTCATCGGGAACCGAGGAACGTACCTGGACTGTAAACAGAAGTGCTCCGCCTGCTGTTACGGAGATGAATATATCTCCCGATATGGGTTACTCTTCCAGCGATGGAATCACATCGACCACGCAAGTGAAAGTATCGATGAAGGTAAATGCACCCAATTCCCGTATAAAGCTCTATTACAGCAGTTTCGGAACATCGACCTTACTTACCGATACCTTACCTGCTTCTACCGGATTGCTTACCTTGCAAGTATCTATACCTAGCTCGGGAAGCATGAAGCTACAGGCAGAATGTGTAGATCCGTTTGGAAATACGTCGCTTACAGAACTTCCTATTTACATTGACGATACGCCGTTGTCAGCCAATTGGAACAATATTCCTACCACTGTTCAGCGCATGCATCCGGCTTCGGTTCTGTTGGACTTCTCAGATAAAATCCTGAATGAAAATATATTGAAGGATAATCTGGTAAGCCGGTTAAATGGCACTGTAACCAATGTAAATTCACTCACGGTAACCAGGAATAGTGATACACAGTACTTAGTTGGTAACTTTGGAAATGTGGGCGTTGAGTCGGGTGGAACCTTCTCTATCTCTGTAAATACTGCTAATCTGAAGAAGTATTTAAGCGGTAAAACAGGAACCTTGTCACCCGAAGCTCAATGGAGCCTGAGAGGAAATACCGCTCCTGTAGCCGATGCCGGAACAGACCAGCTTATCACAGATCAGAGTCCGGTTGTTATATTGGATGGTTCTAAATCGTTTGATGCAGACAATGATGGACTGACTTATCTCTGGACTGCCCCCGAGGGAATCACACTGAGCGATGTACATGCTGCCAAACCGGCATTTATAGCTCCGAAAGAGAACAGTCAGTTAATCTTCAGTCTGATTGTAAACGATGGAATTGTCGATTCACAGTCTGATGAGGTAATGATAAATCTGATCAGAACAAACATTGCAAATCCGGAATCGGGCAGTAGCTTACTGGGAATATATCCAAATCCTTCGAACAATGAGTTTACGCTGAATGTTAGCGAACCAACTTCCGGAACATTGAATGTGCGCATTTACAACAATGTGGGTCAGCTTGTCTATATGGAAAACAGAACACACGACGGAAAGCCACAGCTCTATAAGTTCGATAAACTGAAGCTTACTTCCGGATTGTATTTTGTAAATGTAAAAATAAACAATACCAAACAGTTGGGATTAACCAAATGGATCAATATGGATAAATAG